The Polyangium aurulentum genomic interval CCGGCTTCACCGCGAGCTGCACGATCGGCGACGGACCGAGCGATCGACCGTTGTCGAGCACGTTGTCGCAGAACGGGTTGCACACGATCGTGAGGAAGCCCGAGTCGCCTCCACCTGCCGCCGCGGGCGCGGCTGCCGTGGTCGGCGCTGCCGCGGTCGTGCCCGGCGGAGCTGCGGGCTTGGCGCCACCCGCAGGCGCAAGGGCGGCCCCAGCGGGCGGCGCGTTCGCGGGAGGCGCCTGATCGGCCGGCGGGGGTGCGACGGCAGGCTCCGTCGGCGCGGGCGCGGCGGCTGCGGGCGGGGGCGGCGTGAGCGCGGCGCCGCTCGGCGTGGCGGCCGTCTCTGGCGTGATCTGCCCGGTCGTCGGCGGGTTCTTCAGCTTCAGATAAACGAGCGTGCCGATGCCGATCACGCTGAGCGCGACGAGCGCGACCACGAGCACGAGCACGCTCGTGTTGCGCTTGGGCGCGTGCTGCGCGGCGGCCTCTTGCTGCGCCATCCAGAGCGCGGCCGGATCGGGTCGCGGCAGCGACATCGCCGTCTCGATCTGCGACTGCACGCCGCGCGCTCCAGGCGGCGGCGCCTGATACGGCTGCTGCATCGGCGCAGGACCGAAGCTCGGGAAGCCCGGCTGCGGCTGCTGTCCGAAGCCCGGCTGCGGAGGCGGCATCTGCCCGAACCCGAAGCCCGGCTGCGGGGGCATGTTGTGGGCGTTGAACGCGGGCGGCACCGGGTAGTTGCCGAAGCCCGGCTGCGGGGGCGCGCCAAACCCGGGCCTCGCCTGCTGCTGCGGCGGCATGTCGGGCATCTTGGGCGCCGTCTGGGGCAGCGCGATCGTCGCGTTCAGATCGTCGGGCTCGCCCGGGTAGCCTCCGCTCGGCAGCGCGGCCGTGCGCTCGTCTTGGATGCCGCGCCCCGGACCGTGCGCTTGCGGGTGCTGTCCGAACGCGGGCATGCCCGCCGCGGGCAGGGGTGCGGTCATCATCCCGCGCGCCTGCGGCGGGGGGAACTTGCTGGCGCCCGACTTCTCGAGGTGCTCGCGCGTGGCCACCGTGGTGGGCACGTCCTCGTCGTCGTCCATCAGCGAATCGGCGGACATCTGCTGCGAGGGCGAGTCCTCGCGCGCGGTCACGCCGCCGCGGTTCGCGATGGGCTGCGCCGTGGACTTCGACGGCGCGCGGCGGCCGCGATCGTCGTCGTCGTCGTCTTCGAGCAGCGAGCCGCCTTCGTCGCCGCCCTGCTGCGCGCGGAGCTGGTCGACGTTGATCGTGGAGGTGACCTCTGCGGCCCACGCGAGGTGCGCCTCGCGCTTCTGGATGCGATCGGAGAAGACGCCGCGCACGAAGCTGCCGACCTCTTCGGGCCCGACGAACGCGCCGCGCTGCATGAGGAAGCCCTGCAGCGCCCGCGAGAACTCGCGCGCGGTCTGGTAGCGCTCGGCCTTGTTCTTCGCGAGCGCCTTCAGCACCACCTGCTCGAGGCCGGGCGGGTAGCCCTGCACGATCGTCGAGGGCGGCGGCACCTTGCACGCCTGCACCTTCTCGAGCGTGTCGAGATCGGTGTCCATGCGGAACAGGCGCTGGTTCGTGGTCAGCTCCCAGAGCACCACGCCGAGCGCGAAGATGTCCGTCGTGCGATCGACGTCCGCGCCGCGTACCTGCTCGGGCGACATGTACGCGAGTTTGCCCTTGAGCGTGCCCGCGCGGGTGGACGCGAGACGGTCTGCGACCTTCGCGATGCCGAAGTCGACGACCTTCGTGTAGCCGTCGTACGTGACGAACAGGTTGTGCGGGGTGACGTCGCGGTGGACGAGCCCGAGGAGCTGGCCGTTCTTGCCGCGCAGCTCGTGCGCGGCGTGCAGCCCCTCGGCGGCGTCGGCGCAGATGCGCGTGGCAAGCTCGGGGCTGATGCGGAGACCTTTGTCCTCGGCGCGCCGCATGACCTCGCGGAGCGGCTCGCCGTGGAGGTACTCCATCGCGATCCAGTAGGTGTTGTCGTCTTTGCCCAGGTCGAAGACCTGCGCGACGTTCGCGTGGTTGATGCCGGCCGCGATGCGCGCCTCGTCGAGGAACATGTCGACGAACTGGTCGTCTTCGACGAGGTGGGGATGGATGCGCTTGATGGCCACCCATTTCTGGAACCCGCCGGGTCCATCCATGCGCGCCAGATGCACGCTTGCCATGCCACCGACGCCGATCTCGTCGACGACGCGGTAGCGGCCGAGGAAGAAGGTCCCGGGCTGCTGCTTGTCGGCGTCTTTTTGCCGAGGTCCGGAGGATGCGGAGGCAGAGGACGAGCCCCTGCTCGCAGGTCCGCCCGATCGGGTAGCAGCGGGTCGAGGCGGAGGTTGAGCCATGTCGCGTTGAGGGATGTTAAACCGAAAGTCCCGCCGCTGGCCATGCGCGCGGCGCTTCTGTGCTCACCCCGTGCGTTCAGGGGGCAAGCCTGCCTACGCCGTGCACCTCAAGTCCTCGGATGACGAGGAAAGCGAGATCGGCCGGGAGGCGGATCCACCCCCTTGCGCACGCGGGCGGGATCCCCATGGGGGGATCCGGCGCTTCAGGGGAACGGCTGACCGGGCTGCCCGCGCTCGAAGTAGAAGCGGAAGAAGCCGGTCACGCGTGACTGCATCTCCTTCGGCACCGCGTCCGCGGGGCCTCCGACGGGCGCGTCGCGCGGGTCGCCCATCCGGACGTCGAACTCGGCGTCGGTGTATTTTTCGGCCGCGTCTGCCTCGTTCGGATCGCCGCTGAAGAGCGAGCGGAACGTGACCGTGCCGTCGACCGCGTAGAGCACGATGTTCTGGTTGTGGCAGGAGCGGTGCAGGTAGAGCGCGAGCCCCACGGCCGGCTGACCTTCGGGCGGCGGCGGAGGCGGCGTGGTGCCCGGCGGCAAGACGCCCGGCGAGAGCGTGACCGACAGGGGCTTGTCGATGAGCTTCTCGCGGATCGCGTCGACGTCGTCCACGCTCACCGTGAGCCCGTCGGAGACCTCTTGCAGGTCGGTCCCGCGCTGCACGCGGATGTTCAAGGTCGAGCGGTAGGGGACGGCCGCGAAGAAGTCAGGCTTCAGATCGTAGGCGTCGAACCAGCAATCGCGCGCGACGAGCGCGTCGCTCTTCACCTCGCCCTCGCCCTGACCGAGCGAGCACCCAGCGCTCGCGAGGATGCCGATCATGCCGAGGAAGATCGCTGCGCGCGTCGTCATGAAGCCCCTCCGCCGCCGTGCAGCGCGGCCGTGATCACGGCTCCGCCGTAGACGCGCTCGCCGCCGTACGCGACCGCGATCTGGCCAGGTGAAACCGCCTTCACCGGCGTGCGGAAGCGCGCGAGGTAGATCTCGCTGCCGGTCTCGGGGTCGTGCGCGCGCTCGATCGTGGCCCGCTCGCCCTCGTGACGCGCGCGTACACGGACCTCGGCCTCGAGAGGGAAGGTCACGTCGTCGCTCCACGCCGCGTCGACGAGCCGCGCGCCCGTCGCGAGCAGCGCCTCCTCGCCCCCGAGCTTCACGGTCGCCGTCTCGGCGTCGATGCCCACCACGAACGCAGGCCGCCCGAGCGCGACACCGATGCCCTTGCGCTGGCCGATCGTGAACCGATGCACCCCGCCGTGCTGCGCGAGCGCGCGCCCCTCCTCGTCGACGATGGGGCCGGGACGAACCCGCTCGCCGGCGCGATCGACGACGAACGCGTCGTAGCGGCCCGCGGGCACGAAGCACAACTCCTGGCTCTCGCCCTTGTCCGCGCGCGGAAGCCTTCGTGCGTGCGCTTCGGCGCGCACCTCTTCCTTCGTTGCGTCGCCGAGCGGCAGGACGAGACGCGCGAGCTCGTCCGCGCGCAGCATGTGCAGGAAGTAGCTCTGATCCTTGATGCGGTCGCGACCGCGGTAGAGTCGCGCCTGGCCGCGTTCGTCCCTCGACACCCGCGCGTAGTGCCCCGTCGCCACGAGATCGGCGCCGAGGCGCGCGGCGAGGGGGAACAGCTCGCGCATCTTCACCGAGCGGTTGCACGCGACGCACGGGCTCGGGGTGCGGCCTTCGAGGTAGGCGTCGACGAAGGGATCGACCACGTGCGCGCGGAAAAGCTCGCGGCGGTCGAAGGTGTAGTGCGGGATTCCCAGGTGATCGGCGGCGCGGCGGGCGTCGTGCTGGTCCTCGGGCGCGCAGCAGCGACCCCGCTCGCTCCGGTCGTCGGGGTAGTCCCAGAGGTGCAGTGTCACCCCGATGACGTCGTAGCCGGCATCGCAGAGGCGCGCGGCGGCCACGGAGGAATCGACCCCGCCGCTCATGGCAACCACGATCCGCGTTCGCTCTCTCACCCCCCGAGTTTAGCCGCTCTCGTCCCCGCCGGGGCGCGGATCGATCCGGGCAGGCCCCGTCCGCCCGGCACGTCTCCGAAACCGACCGTCCGGCCCCTCGGCTCTTGGCCCCTGGACGAGCGCACGTGATACCGTTCCGCCGATGCCCCGAGGGCTCGTGCTCGTGATCGAAGATGACGAGTGGGTTTCAAGCCTGCTCGCGGGCTCGATCCGTGATGCCGGCTACGACGTGCTCGTCTGCAGCACCGCGAAGGCGGGGCTCGATACGGCCTGCGATCGCGAGCCCGACTGCATCATCTGCGACATCGATCTGCCCGACCACGACGGCTACTGGGTCGCCCGCAACGTCCGGACGCAGCCGTCCCGGGTGTCGGTGACGCCCTTTCTGTTCCTGTCGGCGCTCGACGATCAAGAAGCGCGGCTCGAAGGGTTTCACGTCGGCGCAGACGCGTACATGACGAAGCCCTTTCGCGTCGACGAGGTGGTCGCGCAGGTGGGCGCGCTCGTGCACATGGCCTCGCGCCTGCGCAAGCGCCGCGACTCGCTCGTCTCCGTTCCGCCTTCGGCCGCCACGGAAACGACGGCCATCCAGGGCGACCTGAGCCAGATGTCGATCGCCACCGTGCTCACGGTGCTCGAGCTCGAGCGGCGCACGGGCGTCGTCGAGGTGACGAGCAAGAAGCGCAAGGCGCAGCTCGAGGTCGCGATGGGCTTCATCCTGAACGGCTCCATCGGCGGCACGCCCGCCGACGCGATCACGATCCTGCGCACGATGCTCGGCTGGAAGGTCGGTCGCTTCTCCTTCACGCCGCAGCCCGAGCGACCGCCGACGGGCAACGCGCAGGGCATCGGCCAGCTCCTCCTCGAAGCCGTGCGCCTCGAAGACGAGGCCGTGCGCGACAACAACGAGATGCCTCGCTCGGGCAGGCTGTCGGCGCCCTCGATCGGCGGCCCGCAGTCGCGGCGCGATGATCTCGGTCCTCCGTCGTCGCAAGCGCTCGTGCCCTCGCCCCTGCCGAAGAGCACGCCGCAGCCCGAGGGGCGCAGCATGTCGGGGTCGTCGCCCCTGTCGTCGCCGTTGTCGGCGCCCAAGATCCCGACCGGGCTCGGGCACGAGCACGAAGAGGAGCAGGACGCGGCCGATCGCCCCGCGGCCTACGACTGGGCTGGCTGGGCCGATCTCGCGTCCGACGATCCGAACACGGGCTACGCCGTCGAGACCCCCGTGCCCTCGTCCGCGTACGTCGAGCCTGCGAGCGGCGATCTCATCCCCGAGTCGGCCTACGGCGACGAGGGACAGCTCGAAGAGCAGCTCACCGAGGTCAGCGAAGATCAGCTCGACGAGCTCGTCGAGGATCCGATCCTCGAAGAGGACTACGAGCGCGACGAGGATCATTACGCGCCCTTCGGTCGTCCCGCGCCGAAGCCCGGGGCGGGCGCGCGTCAGCCCTTGCCGCCACTTCGTCCTGGCGCCACGTCGCAAGGCGCGTCCGCGCAGCGACCTCCCGCAGCAGCTCCCGCGAACCGGATGCCCGGGCCGCCGCCGCGCAAGCTCACGCCGATGCCGAGGCAGCCTGCCGCGGGTTTGCCCGGTCCGCCTCCGCGCGGGGCCGTGCAGCAGCGGGGCAGTTTGCCCGGGCCGCCTCCGCGAACGGCGGTCCCTGCTGGCGGCAATCGTCTCCCCGGGCCGCCTCCGCGGCAGATGACGCCTCCGCCGGGCCAGCAAGCGCGCGGAAGCGGCGAGTTCCCGCGTCATGGAGGGCCGGCGCCGAATCCGACGCCTCCTCCGCGCAACGCGCCGCCGCAGCAGCGCAGGAGCGCGCCTCCGCCTCTGCCTGGGGCCGCGCCCAATCAGCCCCTGCGCCCCGCGGTTCCAGGCCTGCGTCCCGCCGTCACGCCGGCCGTTGCGCCGCGCGCGCCGGTCGCGCCGCCTCCGCGTCCGCCCGCGGGCTCGAAGCCGGAGCTGAACGAGAGCGGCATCCGTCACGCACCGCCGCCCTTGCCCCCGCGTCAGCCCGCGGCCGCGCCGCACAAGCCGCAGCCCTCGTCGCCCGAGATCAACGACAAGAAGCGCTGATCGAAATCAGGCGAGGTTTCGCTCGGGATCGCTGCCGTCCGGATCGTGGTCGCGCAGGTAGCCGAGGTTCACCGCGTTCACGATCGCGTGCGCGAGCAGCGGTCCGACGAGCGAGCCGGTGAGCGCGAAGATCGCGCCGAGGCTGAGCCCGACCGCCATGGCCCAGCCCGTCCACACCCAGCGGCTCGGACCGCGCATCTGATGGAGGAGCCCGAAGAGCACGGCCGAGGCGACGACGCCGATCGTGGCCGTGAGGAGCCCGCGGAAGAGCAGCTCTTCGCCGAGGCTCGACAGTCCGGCGATGATGAGGATGTGCCCGATTGACAGGTCTCGCGCGACGGGGCGCAGCTCGCCGTGGAGCCGCCGCGCCCAGCCGAAGCGCGCGACCGCGAGGCGCGTCGTGGCCACGAGGACCGTGGCGAGCGCGATCCCGAGCAGCGCGCTCGTCAGGATGCCGGTGATCGGGCTCCAGCCCATCCAGGGGCTCGGGTGGACCCAGGGCGGCCCGTCGCGCAGCGCGAGCGCCAGGGCCATGGCGAGCGAGGCGAGGAGCGCGTACCCGGCCGCCACCCGCCATGCCGCCGCGCTCCGGCCCGTCCGGGTCCACCGCCCGCGCATGCAGCGCATCTTGGCACGTCCCCGCCGCTCGGTGAAGCGAGCGTGTGGGCCGGTGTTCCGGGCGGTCGGGCTCCACGCGCGCTGCGTGACGATCCGCGCGTTGCCCCTGGCCGAGAAGGCGGAGGCGGATTACATGCGCCCCATGCACGCGACCGTGGTCATCTTCCCTGGATCGAACGCCGACGCGGAAATGATCCGCACGTTGCGCGACGTGCTCGGCGTCCCGACGGAGGTGGCGTGGCACCGCGACGCGGAGCTGCCCCCGGGCACCGATCTCGTGGCCATCCCGGGAGGCTTCTCCTACGGCGACTACCTGCGCTGCGGCGCGATCGCGAAGACGAGCCCGATCCTCGCGGCGATCCGCCGTCACGCGGAGCGCGGCGGGCACGTGCTCGGCGTCTGCAACGGCTTTCAGATCCTCACCGAGGCGGGCCTGCTCCCGGGCGCGCTCACGCGCAACGCGCACATGCGCTTCGAGTGCCGCGACGTGTTCGTCACGCCCGCGGCCGAGGGACCTTTCACCGGCGGCCTGCCGCGCGTCCTGCGGCTGCCGATCGCGCACGCCGAGGGGCGCTACCAGACCGACCCCGAGACGCTCCGCAAGCTCGAGGCCGAGGGGCGCATCGCGCTCAGGTACTGCGACCGCGGGGGCAACGTCAGCGACGAGGCGAACCCGAACGGCTCGGTCGCGAACGTGGCCGGCGTGTACGGCGGTGCGAACAAGAACGTGCTCGGCTTGATGCCGCACCCCGAGCGCATGAGCGAGGCGCTGCTCGGGGGCGCCGATGGGCTGTCGATCTTCGAGGCATGGCAAAGGAGCGCGAAGGCGGCGCGCGCCCCCCTCGCCGCAGCGGCGCCGTGATGCAAAACCCCGCCTCCGCCCGCTGCCGCGCCTGCGGCACCGACGTGCCTCCGGGCGCGACCAAGTGTCCGCGCTGCGGCACCTCGCAGAGCGCCGATCTGTGCCCGCACTGCGGCGCGACCGCGGGAGCCTCGCCCGACGAGGAGCTGCGGTGGCGCTGTGACATCTGCGGAGGCCCTCGCGTGCCCCTCGCCGATCCGCGCGTCAGGCGCACCGGCAGGGAGAACAAGGCGCTCGAGCGCGCCGAGGCCGCGCGCAAGGCTCGCGCGTGGAGCCGCGCCGGCGCCGTCGTCACGGGCCTCGCCCTCACCGCCGTGCTCGGCGTCGTGGGGATCGTCGCCGCGCTCGGCGCGGCCGGCGCGTTCAACCTGGGCTTCGGGTTCGTCCTCGCCGCGTTGCTCACGGCGGGGCCGCTCTCCGGGTTTCTCCTGTGGCTCGTCATGCGCGCCCGCGCGCGAGGCAAGGAGATCGAGCCGGCCCTCGACGCCGCGTGGATGGCCGTCGCCACCGACGTCGTGCAGCAGAGCAAAGAGCCGGTGACGCCGCGCGCGCTCGCGGACGCGCTGCGCATCGAGGAGTCGCAGGCCGAGGAGCTGCTCGCGCTGCTCGAGGCGAGCGACATCGTGCGCGGTGACATCAGCGATGCGGGCGCGTTGACCTACCAGCCGCGGATGCGGATCGACGCAGGTGCCGATCGCGCCGCGCAGGCCGAAGCCGAGGCGCTGGCAGAGGCCGAGGCCATGCAAGAGGCGGGCGCGCGCGCCCAGCGAGAACGTCTGTGAAGCCCGTCGTTCGCAAGCCCAACGTCCGCCGCGCGCTCACGCACGTGGGCGGTGAGACCACCGTCGAAGGTGACACGACCCGTGGCGCCCTGCTCGCCAACGCCCTCGAGGTGCCCACGTCCGAGGCCGTCGAGGAGGCCGCGCGAGCGCACGTCCACGGCTTCCACAGCTACCCCGCGCGCATGCACCCGCTCACCGCGCGCAGGCTCGTCGAGGCCTTCTCGCGACCCGGCGAGGTCGTGCTCGATCCGTTCTGCGGCAGCGGCACCGTGCTCGTCGAGGCGCGCCTCGCGGGCCGCCGCGCGATGGGCGTCGACGCCAACCCGCTCGCGGTTCGTCTCGCCGCGCTCAAGGTCCGCGATCGGACCGAGCGCGAGCGGTCGAAGCTCGTCGAGGCTGCGCGCGACGTCGCTCTCTTCGCCGACGAGCGCCGCAAGGCCAAGACCGGGCCCACGCGGCGCTACGGACCGGAGGACCTCGAGCTGTTCGAGCGTCACGTGCTGCTCGAGCTCGACAGCGTGCGCGCGGGCATCGATCGCATCGAGAGCGAGGGCCTGCGCGGCGCCCTGGAGCTGGTCCTCTCCGCGATCCTGACCAAGGTCTCGCGCCGCACCTCGGACACCTCGCAGCACGAGCACGCGCGTCGAATCGCGGCGGGCTATCCGGCCAAGCTCTTCGTGCGCAAGACCGAGGAGCTCGCGCGAAGGCTCGGCGAGGTGGCAGAGCCGCTCGCCGCCGCGCCGCCTGCGCGCGTGCTCGAGGGCGACGCGCGCGATCTGTCGGGCGTCGACACGCGCTCGGTGGACCTCGTGGTGACGTCGCCGCCGTACCCGGGCGTCTACGACTACCTCGCGCACCACGAGGCGCGCCTGCGCTGGCTCAGGCTCGAGCCCCAACGCTTCGCGCGAGCCGAGATCGGCGCGCGACGTCGGCTCGATCCGATGGGCCCGTCCGAGGGCGTGGCTCGCTGGGCGGACGAGGTCGGCGAGGTCCTCGCGGCGATGGCGCGCGTGCTGCGCCCGACCAAGCCTGCGATCTTGCTCATCGCGGACAGCGTGGTGGCGGGCCGGCCGATCTACGCCGTCGATCTGCTGCGTCGCGTGGCGCCGCGCGTGGGCCTCGAGCTCGACACGGTCGCCTCGCAGCCGCGGCAGCACTTCCACATCCCGACGCGCCAAGCCTTCGAGGCGAGGCCGCGCCAGGAGCACGCGGTCCTGCTCGTCCGGCGCTGAACCTGTTCGGCCGCGGGGCGCGTGTGGCAGGATGTTTCTGCGGCGGAAGGCGCCGCCTCATGGAGACGGGCACGATGTGGAGAGAGACGAGCGCGCTGCTCTGCGCGGCGATCTTCCTTGTGGCGGGCTGCAGCAAGAAGGGCGACGCCGGCGAGAACGCGGCCGGGTCCGATCCATCCATCGGCGTGGCCGAGTGTGACGAGTACATCAAGAAGATGGACGCCTTCCTCGCCGACCTCCCCGAGGAGGCTCGCAGCGCGCGCGCCAAGGGCTTCCAGGCCATGCGCGACGCGTGGCGCGAAGCCGCGAAGACGCCCGCCGGCAAGGACAGCCTGAAGGCGACGTGCAAGGCGCAGCTCGACACGATCGGGGCGACCGCGCCCGCGAAGTGACGAGCTGCGTCTAGCTAGCGGAACGCGGGCACGTCCGCGGGGTACTGGTTCTTGAGGAACGACGCCCACTGCGGCCGGCGCTCCTGGTGGAAGGCGTCGCCCGAGAGGATCGACGTGATCAGCTTGCGCATGGTGGGCCGCTGGTTCTGCTCGAACAGCGTCTCGCGGAACTGCCCCGCGTAAAACCCCTGCACCACGCCCAGGAACAGATCGACGGCGTAGCGCACTGCCGCCTCGTACTCGGTGAACGCCGCGCGCGAGACGTCGCCTCGCTCGAGCGCGCGATCGATCGCCTCGGCCGCGAGCTCGCCGCCCTTGATGGCGATGTGCGCGCCCGTGGAGAAGAGCGGATCGAGGAAGCCGCCCGCGTCACCCACGAACAGCCAGCCGTCGCCCGCGAGCTTGTCGATGCGGTACGAGAAATCCGCCAGCGCGCCCACGGGCCTTTGCCGCTCGGCGCCCTTCAGCAGCTCGCGCGCCCATGACGAGCGCGCCACCGTGCGGTCGTAGAACGCGTCGAGGCTCTCGCCTTTGCCCTTCTGCCGCATCCACTCCGAGGACACGACCGCGCCCACGCTCGTGATCTCGCCGCGGAACGGGATGAACCAGAACCAGCCCTGGTCGAAGATCACGATGTCGATGTTGCCCTGATCGATGCCCTGCTGGCGGACGGTGCCCTTGTAGTGCGAGTAGAGCGCCGTCTTGTCGAGGCGGGCGATCTGCGCTTTGCGGCGCGTGCGCGAGGCGAGCAGCGTGTCGCGGCCCGTCGCGTCGACGATCACGGGCGCGAAGATCTCGCGGACCTCGTCCGGCGCGCGGCGGTTCCTCGCGCGCACGCCCACGGCGCGCTCGCCCTCGAAGAGCACCTCCGTCCCCTCCCACTCCTCCCAGACATCGGCGCCGAGCTTGCGCGCGTTCTCGAGCAGGAGCTGATCGAACTCGGCCCGCGGCACCTGATACGCGTACTCGAAGGTCGGCTCGAACGCCTCGGAGAAGCGGTACGTGTTCGCGCGCCCAGTCTCCGAGCAGAGGAAGCGCGCTCCGTACTTGCGCAGGAAGAGTCGATCGAGATCGGCGTCGATGCCGAGCTTGTCGAACACCTCGCGCGAGCGCGGTAGCAGCGACTCGCCAATGTGAAAGCGGGGGAATTTCTCCCGCTCGATCACCAACGCGCGTCGTCCGCGCCGTTGCAGGCAGCTCGCGAGCGTCGAGCCGCCCGGACCACCTCCCAGGATCACCGTGTCCCAATCCTGCCGCATCCCATGCA includes:
- a CDS encoding protein kinase domain-containing protein — protein: MAQPPPRPAATRSGGPASRGSSSASASSGPRQKDADKQQPGTFFLGRYRVVDEIGVGGMASVHLARMDGPGGFQKWVAIKRIHPHLVEDDQFVDMFLDEARIAAGINHANVAQVFDLGKDDNTYWIAMEYLHGEPLREVMRRAEDKGLRISPELATRICADAAEGLHAAHELRGKNGQLLGLVHRDVTPHNLFVTYDGYTKVVDFGIAKVADRLASTRAGTLKGKLAYMSPEQVRGADVDRTTDIFALGVVLWELTTNQRLFRMDTDLDTLEKVQACKVPPPSTIVQGYPPGLEQVVLKALAKNKAERYQTAREFSRALQGFLMQRGAFVGPEEVGSFVRGVFSDRIQKREAHLAWAAEVTSTINVDQLRAQQGGDEGGSLLEDDDDDDRGRRAPSKSTAQPIANRGGVTAREDSPSQQMSADSLMDDDEDVPTTVATREHLEKSGASKFPPPQARGMMTAPLPAAGMPAFGQHPQAHGPGRGIQDERTAALPSGGYPGEPDDLNATIALPQTAPKMPDMPPQQQARPGFGAPPQPGFGNYPVPPAFNAHNMPPQPGFGFGQMPPPQPGFGQQPQPGFPSFGPAPMQQPYQAPPPGARGVQSQIETAMSLPRPDPAALWMAQQEAAAQHAPKRNTSVLVLVVALVALSVIGIGTLVYLKLKNPPTTGQITPETAATPSGAALTPPPPAAAAPAPTEPAVAPPPADQAPPANAPPAGAALAPAGGAKPAAPPGTTAAAPTTAAAPAAAGGGDSGFLTIVCNPFCDNVLDNGRSLGPSPIVQLAVKPGQHRITLKKESMTKVISVIVVSGQVTAQRVSMK
- the mnmA gene encoding tRNA 2-thiouridine(34) synthase MnmA; amino-acid sequence: MRERTRIVVAMSGGVDSSVAAARLCDAGYDVIGVTLHLWDYPDDRSERGRCCAPEDQHDARRAADHLGIPHYTFDRRELFRAHVVDPFVDAYLEGRTPSPCVACNRSVKMRELFPLAARLGADLVATGHYARVSRDERGQARLYRGRDRIKDQSYFLHMLRADELARLVLPLGDATKEEVRAEAHARRLPRADKGESQELCFVPAGRYDAFVVDRAGERVRPGPIVDEEGRALAQHGGVHRFTIGQRKGIGVALGRPAFVVGIDAETATVKLGGEEALLATGARLVDAAWSDDVTFPLEAEVRVRARHEGERATIERAHDPETGSEIYLARFRTPVKAVSPGQIAVAYGGERVYGGAVITAALHGGGGAS
- a CDS encoding response regulator; this encodes MPRGLVLVIEDDEWVSSLLAGSIRDAGYDVLVCSTAKAGLDTACDREPDCIICDIDLPDHDGYWVARNVRTQPSRVSVTPFLFLSALDDQEARLEGFHVGADAYMTKPFRVDEVVAQVGALVHMASRLRKRRDSLVSVPPSAATETTAIQGDLSQMSIATVLTVLELERRTGVVEVTSKKRKAQLEVAMGFILNGSIGGTPADAITILRTMLGWKVGRFSFTPQPERPPTGNAQGIGQLLLEAVRLEDEAVRDNNEMPRSGRLSAPSIGGPQSRRDDLGPPSSQALVPSPLPKSTPQPEGRSMSGSSPLSSPLSAPKIPTGLGHEHEEEQDAADRPAAYDWAGWADLASDDPNTGYAVETPVPSSAYVEPASGDLIPESAYGDEGQLEEQLTEVSEDQLDELVEDPILEEDYERDEDHYAPFGRPAPKPGAGARQPLPPLRPGATSQGASAQRPPAAAPANRMPGPPPRKLTPMPRQPAAGLPGPPPRGAVQQRGSLPGPPPRTAVPAGGNRLPGPPPRQMTPPPGQQARGSGEFPRHGGPAPNPTPPPRNAPPQQRRSAPPPLPGAAPNQPLRPAVPGLRPAVTPAVAPRAPVAPPPRPPAGSKPELNESGIRHAPPPLPPRQPAAAPHKPQPSSPEINDKKR
- a CDS encoding CPBP family intramembrane glutamic endopeptidase, with translation MRGRWTRTGRSAAAWRVAAGYALLASLAMALALALRDGPPWVHPSPWMGWSPITGILTSALLGIALATVLVATTRLAVARFGWARRLHGELRPVARDLSIGHILIIAGLSSLGEELLFRGLLTATIGVVASAVLFGLLHQMRGPSRWVWTGWAMAVGLSLGAIFALTGSLVGPLLAHAIVNAVNLGYLRDHDPDGSDPERNLA
- the purQ gene encoding phosphoribosylformylglycinamidine synthase subunit PurQ — protein: MKRACGPVFRAVGLHARCVTIRALPLAEKAEADYMRPMHATVVIFPGSNADAEMIRTLRDVLGVPTEVAWHRDAELPPGTDLVAIPGGFSYGDYLRCGAIAKTSPILAAIRRHAERGGHVLGVCNGFQILTEAGLLPGALTRNAHMRFECRDVFVTPAAEGPFTGGLPRVLRLPIAHAEGRYQTDPETLRKLEAEGRIALRYCDRGGNVSDEANPNGSVANVAGVYGGANKNVLGLMPHPERMSEALLGGADGLSIFEAWQRSAKAARAPLAAAAP
- a CDS encoding zinc ribbon domain-containing protein, with amino-acid sequence MAKEREGGARPPRRSGAVMQNPASARCRACGTDVPPGATKCPRCGTSQSADLCPHCGATAGASPDEELRWRCDICGGPRVPLADPRVRRTGRENKALERAEAARKARAWSRAGAVVTGLALTAVLGVVGIVAALGAAGAFNLGFGFVLAALLTAGPLSGFLLWLVMRARARGKEIEPALDAAWMAVATDVVQQSKEPVTPRALADALRIEESQAEELLALLEASDIVRGDISDAGALTYQPRMRIDAGADRAAQAEAEALAEAEAMQEAGARAQRERL
- a CDS encoding DNA methyltransferase, which codes for MKPVVRKPNVRRALTHVGGETTVEGDTTRGALLANALEVPTSEAVEEAARAHVHGFHSYPARMHPLTARRLVEAFSRPGEVVLDPFCGSGTVLVEARLAGRRAMGVDANPLAVRLAALKVRDRTERERSKLVEAARDVALFADERRKAKTGPTRRYGPEDLELFERHVLLELDSVRAGIDRIESEGLRGALELVLSAILTKVSRRTSDTSQHEHARRIAAGYPAKLFVRKTEELARRLGEVAEPLAAAPPARVLEGDARDLSGVDTRSVDLVVTSPPYPGVYDYLAHHEARLRWLRLEPQRFARAEIGARRRLDPMGPSEGVARWADEVGEVLAAMARVLRPTKPAILLIADSVVAGRPIYAVDLLRRVAPRVGLELDTVASQPRQHFHIPTRQAFEARPRQEHAVLLVRR
- a CDS encoding NAD(P)/FAD-dependent oxidoreductase; this encodes MRQDWDTVILGGGPGGSTLASCLQRRGRRALVIEREKFPRFHIGESLLPRSREVFDKLGIDADLDRLFLRKYGARFLCSETGRANTYRFSEAFEPTFEYAYQVPRAEFDQLLLENARKLGADVWEEWEGTEVLFEGERAVGVRARNRRAPDEVREIFAPVIVDATGRDTLLASRTRRKAQIARLDKTALYSHYKGTVRQQGIDQGNIDIVIFDQGWFWFIPFRGEITSVGAVVSSEWMRQKGKGESLDAFYDRTVARSSWARELLKGAERQRPVGALADFSYRIDKLAGDGWLFVGDAGGFLDPLFSTGAHIAIKGGELAAEAIDRALERGDVSRAAFTEYEAAVRYAVDLFLGVVQGFYAGQFRETLFEQNQRPTMRKLITSILSGDAFHQERRPQWASFLKNQYPADVPAFR